Proteins encoded together in one Pseudoalteromonas xiamenensis window:
- the argR gene encoding transcriptional regulator ArgR, whose translation MQPQEKQEALVKAFKALLKEENLSSQGEIVDALKDQGFDNISQSKVSRMLSKFGAVRTRNAKQEMVYCLPVEMGVPTAKSPLRQLVLDIMHNEMMIIIRTSPGAAQLIARLLDSLGKADGVLGTIAGDDTIFIAPAKVSEIDLTLDRVRTLFDNV comes from the coding sequence ATGCAACCTCAAGAAAAACAAGAAGCACTAGTAAAAGCATTCAAGGCATTGTTAAAAGAAGAAAACCTTTCTTCGCAAGGCGAGATTGTCGACGCGCTCAAAGATCAAGGTTTCGATAACATTAGCCAAAGCAAAGTATCTAGAATGCTGAGCAAATTTGGGGCCGTTCGCACTCGTAATGCTAAACAAGAAATGGTCTACTGTTTACCTGTGGAAATGGGCGTACCAACCGCGAAAAGCCCACTTAGACAACTTGTTTTAGATATCATGCATAATGAGATGATGATAATCATTCGTACAAGCCCTGGCGCTGCGCAACTTATTGCTCGCTTGCTCGATTCTCTTGGCAAAGCAGATGGAGTACTTGGTACGATTGCGGGTGATGACACTATCTTCATTGCACCAGCAAAAGTGTCTGAAATTGATTTAACGTTAGACCGTGTTCGCACACTATTCGATAACGTCTAA
- a CDS encoding Dyp-type peroxidase: MAQAQSGLCAEANLHGLHLFFNVLDGHDEAVRVQLPELLMLQDEFNDQFSESMISSFIAVGAQYWPHIYPEFIPSELRSFPHISHSEHSIHSQPFDLLLVIRSDREDVNHLFAQRALQIFGPGVELVSQVRCFRFLDGRDFNGFVYGGDAPHGRLKRQVALVSNPNQPDDQGSYVHTTRVKFELAGWHRLEVSEQEQIMGRTRLDNQLILPPTPDSHATLSELKDENGLALLLNQSMPFGDVHVQGSLWLSCSAHGDGLALVLKKRLGDDECYDRWLDFTHSDMGAAFFAPSVQFLKSMAERLDVIE, translated from the coding sequence ATGGCGCAAGCGCAATCAGGACTTTGTGCAGAAGCAAATCTGCATGGATTACATCTCTTTTTCAACGTGTTAGACGGTCATGATGAAGCAGTGCGTGTTCAGCTCCCCGAATTGTTAATGTTGCAAGACGAGTTTAACGATCAGTTTTCTGAGTCAATGATTAGTTCCTTTATTGCTGTCGGTGCGCAATATTGGCCACATATCTACCCTGAATTTATTCCATCTGAACTTCGAAGTTTTCCCCACATTAGCCATTCAGAACACAGTATTCACAGCCAACCGTTTGACTTACTTTTGGTGATTCGTTCCGATAGAGAGGATGTAAACCATCTCTTTGCGCAGCGTGCTTTACAGATATTTGGCCCAGGTGTTGAACTGGTATCTCAAGTTCGTTGTTTTCGATTTCTCGATGGACGAGATTTTAACGGTTTTGTGTATGGCGGTGATGCGCCACATGGCCGTTTAAAGCGGCAAGTTGCGTTGGTGAGTAATCCTAATCAACCAGATGATCAAGGCAGTTATGTGCACACCACACGTGTAAAATTTGAATTGGCGGGTTGGCATCGTTTAGAGGTGAGCGAACAAGAACAGATTATGGGTCGAACTCGGTTGGACAATCAATTGATCCTACCCCCAACGCCTGATAGTCATGCAACGCTGAGTGAATTGAAAGATGAAAATGGTCTGGCTTTGTTACTAAATCAGAGTATGCCGTTTGGTGATGTACACGTTCAAGGCAGTTTATGGCTGAGTTGCAGTGCGCATGGCGATGGTTTGGCACTCGTACTGAAAAAACGATTAGGTGATGATGAGTGCTACGACCGATGGTTAGACTTCACTCATAGTGACATGGGCGCTGCATTTTTTGCGCCCTCTGTCCAGTTTTTGAAATCGATGGCTGAACGATTAGACGTTATCGAATAG
- a CDS encoding tRNA-uridine aminocarboxypropyltransferase, with protein sequence MNNSVLQLRQVLLANATRPFNARGGRLIRCETCLLATSLCICSSRLVAQDCQSAVLMLMSHNEPFKPSNTGRLIADIVPDNYAFKWSRTEPEDALLALLADPSYQPILVFPAEEADGRQIIESVQREENRKPLYVFLDGTWREAKRMFRRSPYLDNLPVLSITPKALSDYRLRVAPFENQLGTVEVATMVLAQNGEAQAAENLQAHFLDFRSAYLKGKNRKVD encoded by the coding sequence ATGAACAATTCGGTACTTCAACTAAGACAAGTTTTGTTGGCCAACGCGACTCGACCTTTCAATGCGCGAGGTGGCCGTCTTATCCGTTGTGAAACGTGTTTACTTGCCACCTCTTTGTGTATCTGTTCATCACGTCTGGTTGCTCAGGATTGTCAAAGTGCGGTGTTGATGTTGATGTCTCATAACGAGCCTTTTAAACCTTCCAATACCGGGCGACTAATAGCGGATATTGTACCAGACAATTACGCGTTTAAATGGAGTCGCACTGAGCCGGAAGACGCACTGCTCGCTTTGTTAGCGGATCCTAGTTATCAACCAATCCTTGTTTTTCCCGCAGAAGAAGCGGACGGACGGCAGATCATTGAATCCGTGCAGCGAGAAGAAAATAGAAAACCACTGTATGTCTTTTTAGATGGTACTTGGCGGGAAGCTAAACGGATGTTTAGACGAAGCCCATATTTGGACAATTTACCTGTGTTATCAATCACGCCAAAAGCACTCTCTGATTATCGTTTGCGGGTCGCACCATTTGAAAATCAGTTGGGTACTGTTGAAGTAGCGACAATGGTATTAGCTCAGAATGGTGAGGCGCAAGCTGCAGAAAACCTACAAGCACATTTTCTTGACTTTAGAAGTGCCTACTTAAAAGGTAAAAATCGAAAAGTGGATTAA
- a CDS encoding GNAT family N-acetyltransferase, giving the protein MKITSSARLMYRMITPDDAQLLFELDQDPSVMQYLNGGIPTSMEDIHNRFLPRIASFHNEEKGWGLWHVATKDEHEFIGWILVRPMFYFTEERDDTDMELGWRFKQTTWGRGYATEAALHVATHIEKLNELKSFSAVAAVDNIGSIAVMKKLGMQFVKQDIHTDPTWQTEVVYYTKPLID; this is encoded by the coding sequence ATGAAAATTACATCTTCGGCACGTCTTATGTATCGAATGATCACCCCAGATGATGCACAGCTTCTGTTTGAGTTGGATCAAGACCCTTCGGTGATGCAATACCTAAATGGTGGGATACCAACTTCCATGGAAGATATTCACAATCGCTTTCTACCAAGAATTGCGTCTTTTCATAATGAAGAAAAAGGCTGGGGTCTTTGGCATGTCGCGACTAAAGATGAGCATGAATTTATTGGTTGGATTTTGGTGCGTCCAATGTTCTATTTCACTGAAGAACGGGACGACACCGACATGGAGCTTGGCTGGCGTTTTAAACAAACGACCTGGGGACGAGGTTACGCCACTGAAGCCGCTTTGCACGTTGCGACCCATATTGAAAAATTAAATGAATTAAAGTCATTTAGCGCTGTCGCAGCAGTAGATAACATTGGTTCTATTGCAGTCATGAAAAAACTAGGTATGCAGTTTGTCAAGCAAGACATACATACCGACCCAACTTGGCAAACTGAAGTGGTGTACTACACCAAACCTCTAATCGATTAG
- a CDS encoding LysR family transcriptional regulator: MDLRHLSFRLLEVFMCVVQTGSVSETARRLHLTQPTVSLQIKRLTEAVGEQLFYTQHQRLMTTEAGLELFRTCLQVFEQFDDYQRYLKEIQGGERGHCRIAMVNTAQYILPKLLGPFSLVHPNVDMKVEIGNREQVLARFERAEDDLYVFSHPPSLEHALAGRFLQNPLVLLAPADHPLAALSQVSLSDIVQHRFLLREPGSATRMLFDSALQSRGLVLADSIQMASNEAIRVAVSAGMGIAVLSRHVIPAHDTTLKIIPIKGLELASHWYFIVRTDRHIAHAAKHFLRFAQMNLENYLDKTWVRNGLNELNQALSK; the protein is encoded by the coding sequence ATGGATCTTAGACATCTCTCTTTTCGGTTGCTGGAAGTGTTCATGTGTGTTGTGCAAACGGGCTCGGTCAGTGAAACGGCACGTAGGTTACATCTCACTCAACCAACCGTCTCTCTACAAATTAAACGTCTGACCGAAGCGGTTGGTGAGCAACTGTTTTACACTCAGCATCAACGTTTAATGACAACGGAAGCGGGTCTCGAACTATTTAGAACGTGTTTACAGGTTTTTGAACAATTTGATGATTATCAACGTTATTTGAAAGAAATACAGGGTGGAGAACGGGGGCATTGCCGAATTGCAATGGTAAATACCGCACAGTACATATTACCCAAACTACTCGGTCCATTTAGTCTTGTGCATCCGAATGTCGACATGAAGGTGGAAATCGGCAATCGAGAACAAGTGCTAGCACGTTTTGAGCGAGCCGAAGATGACTTGTATGTGTTTAGCCATCCCCCCTCACTTGAACATGCCTTGGCTGGGCGCTTTTTACAAAATCCTTTAGTGCTATTAGCACCTGCGGATCATCCGCTGGCTGCCCTTTCACAAGTATCCTTAAGCGATATTGTGCAGCATCGCTTTTTGCTCAGAGAACCCGGTTCAGCCACTAGAATGTTATTTGATAGCGCGCTACAAAGTCGTGGACTAGTACTTGCAGACAGTATTCAAATGGCAAGTAATGAAGCGATCCGTGTCGCGGTTAGTGCAGGAATGGGCATTGCGGTGTTATCACGACATGTTATTCCTGCTCATGATACTACGTTAAAAATTATACCTATCAAGGGTTTAGAGCTCGCGAGTCATTGGTATTTTATTGTGCGTACAGATAGACATATTGCTCACGCAGCAAAACATTTTCTGCGCTTTGCGCAGATGAATTTGGAAAACTACTTGGACAAAACGTGGGTCAGAAATGGCTTAAACGAATTAAATCAAGCTTTGTCGAAGTGA
- a CDS encoding sodium-dependent bicarbonate transport family permease codes for MPDIVVMFFVLGLLAGLLRSDLAIPKATYETLSLLLMLTIGLKGGMVLHGNLAWRLLPEMATIAALGALIPLTLYPFLKHVIGLSVANSASIAAHYGSVSAGTFAVALAFAESQNLTVGPEVTLYLVMLELPAIIVGLLLFRRFETQGGTQKQPSLKALWHETLTNKSVILLVGGVIIGMMYGTQQGSQVTSILTSSFKVVLALFLLEMGITAARTLRPMPWHQWRLVLFALTVPSILGSIGVFVGMMLGLEQGSIVVLAALLASASYIAAPAAIKAAIPQADIGLAMLSSLGLTFPFNVIIGIGLYHQMTLFFAS; via the coding sequence ATGCCAGATATTGTGGTTATGTTTTTTGTGCTCGGTTTATTAGCCGGATTGCTTCGCTCTGATTTAGCCATTCCCAAAGCGACATATGAAACGCTCAGCTTACTTTTAATGCTCACAATTGGATTAAAAGGCGGGATGGTACTCCATGGTAATTTAGCGTGGCGATTACTCCCTGAAATGGCGACAATCGCAGCACTCGGCGCGCTTATCCCCCTTACTCTCTACCCTTTTCTTAAACATGTAATAGGCTTATCCGTAGCCAACAGCGCCAGTATTGCCGCACATTATGGTTCAGTGAGTGCTGGAACATTTGCTGTCGCTTTAGCATTTGCCGAAAGCCAAAATCTAACGGTGGGTCCAGAAGTAACACTGTATCTTGTCATGCTCGAGCTCCCTGCCATCATCGTTGGCCTTTTACTCTTTCGTCGCTTTGAAACCCAAGGTGGAACTCAGAAACAGCCATCTCTAAAAGCGCTGTGGCACGAAACGCTAACCAACAAGAGCGTCATTCTTCTTGTAGGCGGTGTAATCATAGGGATGATGTACGGTACACAACAAGGTTCTCAGGTAACAAGTATTCTAACCTCGAGTTTTAAAGTTGTACTCGCACTATTCCTACTTGAAATGGGGATAACGGCTGCTCGAACGCTTAGACCTATGCCTTGGCACCAATGGCGTCTCGTTCTATTCGCTCTAACGGTGCCAAGTATTCTCGGTTCAATCGGAGTATTTGTTGGGATGATGTTAGGCTTAGAACAAGGCTCTATTGTTGTTTTAGCGGCTCTACTTGCCAGTGCCTCTTACATAGCTGCTCCTGCAGCGATAAAAGCCGCTATTCCACAAGCAGATATAGGTCTGGCAATGCTAAGCTCACTTGGCCTCACATTTCCATTTAATGTCATCATCGGAATTGGCCTTTATCATCAAATGACGCTGTTTTTTGCTTCCTAA
- the lpdA gene encoding dihydrolipoyl dehydrogenase has protein sequence MSNEIKSQVVVLGGGPGGYSAAFRAADLGLEVTLVESRETLGGVCLNVGCIPSKALLHVAKVIDDASEMAHHGVTFGAPQIDLDKIRSWKESVIGQLTGGLAGMAKMRKVKVVNGYGKFTGANTIAVEGADGTTTITFDNAIIAAGSQPVSLPFIPKDERIIDSTGALELKDVPGKLLVLGGGIIGLEMGTVYRALGSQIDVVEFADQLVPAADKDIIKVYQKYVSDKFNVMLSTKVVAVEAKDDGIYVSFEGKQAPEGQVRYDKVLVAVGRTPNGKLIDAEKAGVAVDERGFINTDKQLRTNVNHIFAIGDVIGQPMLAHKAVHEGHVAAEVISGQKHFFDPKCIPSIAYTDPEIAWVGVTEKEAKEKGLSIETAVFPWAASGRAIASARTEGQTKLIFDKDSGRIIGGAMVGINAGEMLGEICLAVEMGADGEDIALTIHAHPTLNESIGLAAEIFEGSITDLPNKKAKKK, from the coding sequence ATGAGCAACGAAATCAAATCTCAAGTTGTAGTACTAGGCGGTGGTCCTGGTGGTTATTCAGCAGCATTCCGTGCTGCGGATCTAGGTTTAGAAGTTACACTCGTTGAGTCACGCGAAACACTAGGCGGTGTGTGCTTAAACGTAGGTTGTATCCCTTCAAAAGCTTTACTACACGTTGCTAAAGTCATCGACGACGCGAGCGAAATGGCACACCACGGTGTGACGTTCGGCGCTCCACAAATTGATCTAGATAAAATCCGTTCATGGAAAGAGTCTGTAATTGGTCAGTTAACCGGCGGTCTAGCTGGTATGGCAAAAATGCGTAAAGTGAAAGTGGTTAACGGCTACGGTAAATTCACTGGTGCAAACACGATTGCAGTTGAAGGTGCAGACGGCACAACAACAATCACGTTTGATAACGCAATTATCGCAGCGGGTTCACAACCAGTTAGCCTACCATTTATTCCAAAAGACGAGCGTATCATCGACTCAACTGGCGCACTTGAACTGAAAGACGTGCCAGGAAAATTGCTCGTACTAGGTGGTGGTATCATTGGTCTTGAAATGGGAACTGTATACCGCGCGCTAGGTTCACAAATCGACGTAGTTGAATTTGCTGACCAACTAGTACCTGCAGCAGACAAAGACATCATTAAAGTTTACCAAAAATACGTAAGCGACAAGTTCAACGTCATGCTTTCTACGAAAGTAGTGGCAGTTGAAGCGAAAGACGACGGCATTTACGTATCGTTTGAAGGTAAACAAGCGCCTGAAGGCCAAGTACGTTACGACAAAGTATTAGTAGCGGTTGGCCGTACGCCAAACGGTAAACTAATCGACGCAGAAAAAGCGGGTGTTGCGGTTGATGAGCGTGGCTTTATCAACACGGACAAGCAATTACGTACAAACGTAAACCACATCTTCGCAATCGGTGACGTGATTGGTCAACCAATGCTAGCGCACAAAGCGGTTCATGAAGGTCACGTTGCTGCAGAAGTTATCTCTGGTCAGAAACACTTCTTTGATCCTAAGTGCATTCCTTCAATCGCGTACACAGACCCAGAAATTGCTTGGGTTGGTGTGACGGAGAAAGAAGCCAAAGAAAAAGGTCTGAGCATTGAAACGGCTGTGTTCCCATGGGCTGCATCAGGCCGTGCAATCGCATCTGCACGTACTGAAGGTCAAACTAAGCTAATCTTTGACAAAGACTCAGGTCGTATCATCGGTGGTGCTATGGTTGGTATCAACGCAGGCGAAATGCTAGGTGAAATCTGTCTAGCGGTTGAAATGGGCGCAGACGGTGAAGACATCGCATTGACGATTCACGCGCACCCAACGCTAAATGAGTCTATCGGTCTAGCTGCAGAAATCTTCGAAGGTTCAATTACTGACCTTCCAAACAAAAAAGCGAAGAAAAAGTAA
- the aceF gene encoding pyruvate dehydrogenase complex dihydrolipoyllysine-residue acetyltransferase, whose amino-acid sequence MAIEIHVPDIGADEVEVTEILVQVGDSVEVDQSLITVEGDKASMEVPASQAGVVKEIKIAVGDKVATGTLIMVFDTDAQAALVSAPAAEAAPAPVVSAASELKDVFVPDIGGDEVEVTEVLVSIGDVVTEEQSLITVEGDKASMEVPAPFAGTVKEIKVAAGAKVSTGSLVFVFEVAGSVPAAPVAAPAAAPTPVAAVSAAQDVFVPDIGGDQVEVTEIMVAVGDVVAEEQSLLTVEGDKASMEVPAPFAGTVIDIKVAAGDKVGTGSLIFVFETQSSAPVATAPVAAASVPAASAPAPAAPVASATKEEFEVNSDYAHASPVVRRLAREFGVNLARVKGSGRKGRVVKEDVQNYVKELVKKVESGQISTASAGGDNSGLNLIPWPKVDFSKFGEVEEKKLSRIQKLSGANLHRNWVHIPHVTQFDEADITALEDFRKEQNILAEKKKLGVKITPLVFVMKAAAKALEEFPTFNSSLSSDGESLILKKYVHIGIAVDTPNGLVVPVVRDVNKKGIMELSSELMEISKKAREGKLTASDMQGGCFTISSLGGIGGTAFTPIVNAPEVAILGVSKSDIKPKWNGKEFEPRLMVPLSCSYDHRVIDGALAARFTATLASYLSDIRQLVM is encoded by the coding sequence ATGGCTATTGAAATTCATGTTCCAGATATTGGTGCTGATGAAGTAGAAGTTACCGAGATCTTGGTACAAGTGGGTGATTCAGTAGAAGTGGATCAATCACTTATCACTGTTGAAGGTGATAAAGCTTCAATGGAAGTACCAGCTTCACAAGCCGGTGTTGTTAAAGAGATCAAAATCGCTGTCGGTGACAAAGTTGCAACAGGTACATTGATCATGGTGTTTGATACGGATGCACAAGCGGCACTTGTGTCTGCACCTGCAGCAGAAGCGGCTCCCGCTCCAGTTGTTTCAGCAGCAAGTGAACTGAAAGACGTATTCGTGCCTGATATTGGTGGCGATGAAGTTGAAGTAACAGAAGTTTTGGTTTCAATTGGTGACGTTGTGACAGAAGAACAGTCATTAATCACGGTTGAAGGTGATAAAGCGTCAATGGAAGTACCAGCACCATTTGCTGGTACGGTAAAAGAAATCAAAGTTGCAGCGGGCGCAAAAGTGTCTACTGGTAGCTTAGTGTTTGTGTTTGAAGTTGCTGGCTCTGTGCCAGCGGCTCCCGTAGCAGCTCCTGCGGCGGCACCAACACCTGTAGCTGCGGTATCGGCTGCGCAAGACGTATTTGTACCAGACATAGGTGGTGACCAAGTAGAAGTCACTGAAATTATGGTTGCAGTGGGTGATGTTGTTGCCGAAGAACAGTCACTACTGACCGTTGAAGGCGACAAAGCGTCAATGGAAGTACCTGCACCATTTGCAGGCACGGTTATCGATATCAAAGTGGCCGCTGGTGATAAAGTGGGCACTGGTTCATTGATTTTCGTCTTTGAAACGCAATCGTCGGCACCTGTTGCCACCGCTCCGGTAGCTGCGGCATCTGTGCCAGCAGCATCTGCTCCAGCTCCAGCGGCTCCAGTCGCCTCTGCAACAAAAGAAGAGTTTGAAGTGAACTCTGACTATGCGCATGCGTCGCCAGTCGTACGTCGTCTTGCTCGTGAGTTTGGTGTAAATCTAGCTCGCGTAAAAGGTTCAGGCCGCAAAGGTCGTGTCGTTAAAGAAGACGTGCAAAACTACGTGAAAGAGCTTGTGAAAAAAGTCGAGTCAGGGCAAATCAGCACAGCATCTGCAGGTGGCGATAACTCAGGCTTGAATTTGATCCCATGGCCAAAAGTGGATTTCAGCAAGTTTGGTGAAGTGGAAGAGAAAAAACTTTCACGTATCCAAAAACTGTCTGGCGCAAACTTGCACCGTAACTGGGTTCACATTCCACACGTAACGCAATTCGACGAAGCGGACATCACGGCGCTAGAAGACTTCCGCAAGGAGCAAAACATCCTTGCTGAGAAGAAGAAACTTGGCGTTAAGATCACACCTCTTGTGTTTGTGATGAAAGCAGCAGCGAAAGCACTTGAGGAATTTCCAACGTTTAACTCGTCACTTTCATCAGACGGTGAAAGCTTGATCCTGAAGAAATACGTTCACATTGGAATTGCGGTAGACACACCAAATGGTCTTGTTGTACCGGTCGTTCGTGATGTGAACAAGAAGGGGATTATGGAGCTTTCAAGTGAGCTGATGGAGATTTCGAAGAAAGCGCGTGAAGGTAAACTTACCGCATCAGATATGCAGGGTGGTTGTTTCACTATTTCTAGCCTAGGTGGTATCGGTGGTACGGCATTTACGCCAATCGTCAATGCGCCAGAAGTGGCAATATTAGGGGTCTCTAAATCGGACATCAAACCTAAGTGGAATGGTAAAGAGTTTGAACCTCGTTTAATGGTGCCATTAAGCTGTTCATACGACCATCGTGTCATTGACGGTGCGCTTGCTGCTCGCTTCACTGCGACCTTAGCAAGTTACCTTAGCGACATTCGCCAATTGGTAATGTAA
- the aceE gene encoding pyruvate dehydrogenase (acetyl-transferring), homodimeric type, whose amino-acid sequence MSEVTKVDIDALETKEWLQALESVVKEEGLERAQYLLEQVLEQARLEGVDMPTGITTNYVNTIPAAQEPAYPGDVNLERRIRSIIRWNAIMIVLRASKKELELGGHMASYQSSAAFYEMCFNHFFRAPNAKDGGDLVYYQGHISPGIYARAFVEGRLTEAQLDNFRQEVDGNGLPSYPHPKLMPEFWQFPTVSMGLGPISAIYQARFLKYLDGRGMKDTSEQRVYAFLGDGEMDEPESRGAISFAAREKLDNLCFLINCNLQRLDGPVMGNGKIIQELEGLFKGAGWNVIKVVWGSGWDKLLAKDTTGKLLQLMNETVDGDYQTYKAKDGAYVRKHFFGRYPETAALVADMTDDEIFALKRGGHEPSKLYAAFKSAQENKGRPTVILAKTVKGYGMGAAAEGKNIAHQVKKMDMTHVAHLRSRLGLDDLVSDNDLVNLPYLTLEEGSKEHEYLHARRNALHGYTPQRLPNFTESLTLPELSDFAPLLEEQKRDISSTMAYVRALNILLKDKSIGKNIVPIIADEARTFGMEGLFRQIGIYNPHGQNYSPEDRDIVSYYKEATSGQVLQEGINELGAMSSWVAAATSYSTNNLPMIPFYIYYSMFGFQRVGDMAWMAGDQQARGFLLGATAGRTTLNGEGLQHEDGHSHIQAGTVPNCISYDPTYAYEVAVILQDGIRRMYGPDQENVFYYLTLMNENYHHPAMPEGAEEGIRKGIYKLETLAGDKAQVQLLGSGTILNEVRKAAQILSEEYGIGSDVFSVTSFNELSRDGYACERFNMLNPEAEAQVPYITTVLGSAPAIAATDYMKSYADQVRAFMPSETYKVLGTDGFGRSDSRENLRRHFEVNAGYVVVAALGELAKLGKVEKSAVVDAIKKFDIDTTKTNPLYA is encoded by the coding sequence ATGTCTGAAGTCACCAAAGTTGACATTGACGCGTTAGAAACCAAAGAATGGTTACAAGCGCTGGAGTCGGTAGTAAAAGAAGAAGGTTTAGAGCGTGCTCAATATCTTCTTGAGCAAGTTTTAGAACAAGCTCGCCTTGAAGGCGTTGATATGCCAACAGGCATCACAACGAACTACGTAAACACGATCCCAGCAGCACAAGAACCTGCGTATCCGGGTGATGTGAATTTAGAACGTCGTATTCGTTCTATCATCCGTTGGAACGCAATCATGATCGTATTGCGCGCGTCTAAAAAAGAGCTTGAGCTTGGCGGACATATGGCGTCTTACCAATCTTCTGCGGCGTTTTATGAGATGTGCTTTAACCATTTCTTCCGCGCACCAAATGCGAAAGACGGTGGCGATTTAGTCTACTATCAAGGCCATATTTCGCCGGGTATCTATGCGCGTGCCTTCGTTGAAGGTCGTTTGACAGAAGCGCAGCTAGATAATTTCCGTCAAGAAGTCGATGGCAATGGTCTACCTTCTTATCCTCACCCGAAGTTAATGCCTGAGTTTTGGCAATTTCCAACGGTTTCTATGGGCTTAGGTCCAATCTCCGCAATTTATCAAGCGCGATTCCTCAAATACCTTGATGGTCGTGGAATGAAAGACACCTCTGAGCAACGCGTGTATGCGTTCCTTGGTGATGGTGAGATGGATGAGCCAGAATCGCGTGGTGCAATTTCGTTTGCTGCTCGTGAGAAGCTAGACAACTTATGTTTCCTCATTAACTGTAACTTGCAGCGTTTAGACGGTCCAGTAATGGGCAACGGTAAGATCATTCAAGAATTAGAAGGTCTTTTCAAAGGCGCTGGTTGGAACGTCATTAAAGTGGTTTGGGGCTCTGGTTGGGACAAACTTCTTGCTAAAGACACTACAGGTAAATTGCTGCAGCTGATGAATGAAACAGTGGATGGCGATTACCAAACGTATAAAGCGAAAGATGGAGCGTACGTTCGTAAGCATTTCTTTGGTCGTTATCCGGAAACGGCTGCGCTTGTAGCTGATATGACTGACGATGAAATCTTCGCATTGAAACGCGGTGGTCATGAGCCTTCTAAACTTTACGCTGCGTTTAAATCAGCGCAAGAAAACAAAGGTCGTCCAACGGTAATCCTTGCTAAAACGGTAAAAGGTTACGGCATGGGTGCGGCTGCGGAAGGTAAAAACATCGCGCACCAAGTGAAGAAAATGGACATGACTCACGTTGCGCATTTGCGTTCACGTCTTGGTCTTGACGACTTAGTGTCTGATAACGACTTAGTAAACCTACCTTACTTAACTCTTGAGGAAGGTTCAAAAGAGCACGAATACCTGCACGCTCGTCGTAATGCGCTTCATGGTTATACTCCACAGCGTCTACCAAACTTCACAGAGTCATTGACACTGCCTGAACTCAGTGATTTTGCTCCTCTGTTGGAAGAGCAAAAACGTGATATTTCTTCAACAATGGCATACGTTCGTGCATTAAATATCTTGTTGAAAGACAAAAGCATCGGCAAGAACATAGTGCCTATTATTGCTGATGAAGCACGTACATTCGGTATGGAAGGTTTATTCCGTCAAATCGGTATTTACAATCCACACGGCCAAAACTACAGCCCAGAAGACCGTGATATCGTTTCTTACTACAAAGAAGCAACGTCAGGTCAAGTACTACAAGAAGGTATCAACGAGCTAGGTGCAATGTCTTCATGGGTAGCAGCGGCTACATCATACAGCACGAACAACCTACCAATGATCCCATTCTACATCTACTACTCGATGTTTGGTTTCCAACGTGTCGGCGATATGGCATGGATGGCGGGTGATCAACAAGCTCGCGGTTTCTTACTTGGTGCAACGGCAGGTCGTACAACACTGAATGGCGAAGGTCTACAACACGAAGATGGGCATTCACACATTCAAGCGGGCACAGTACCAAACTGTATTTCATACGATCCAACGTATGCGTACGAAGTAGCAGTAATCCTACAAGACGGTATTCGCCGCATGTATGGTCCGGACCAAGAAAACGTTTTCTATTACCTTACGCTGATGAACGAAAATTATCATCATCCAGCGATGCCAGAAGGTGCAGAAGAAGGCATTCGTAAAGGTATCTACAAGCTAGAGACGCTTGCTGGAGACAAAGCACAAGTGCAGTTACTTGGCTCTGGTACGATTCTGAATGAAGTCCGTAAAGCGGCGCAAATCTTAAGCGAAGAGTACGGCATTGGTTCTGATGTGTTCTCGGTTACCTCGTTTAATGAGCTATCTCGTGATGGTTACGCATGTGAGCGTTTTAACATGTTGAATCCTGAAGCCGAAGCGCAAGTACCATACATCACAACGGTACTGGGTTCTGCGCCTGCGATTGCAGCAACGGATTACATGAAGAGCTACGCTGATCAGGTTCGCGCATTTATGCCGAGTGAGACATATAAAGTGCTTGGCACGGATGGCTTCGGTCGTTCAGACAGTCGTGAAAACTTACGTCGTCACTTCGAAGTGAACGCCGGTTACGTGGTTGTTGCAGCGCTCGGTGAACTTGCAAAACTAGGTAAAGTTGAAAAATCGGCAGTGGTTGACGCTATCAAGAAGTTTGATATCGACACAACGAAAACTAACCCTCTGTACGCTTAA